TTGCAgatatatacataaatgtaatGGGAACAACAGTGAAGTATAGTATGCGTAGTTTGGTTAGCCTGATGTATTGTCGCCAGGTATCCATTGCATATAGACTGAGTTTATTCTCTCTTTATAAGTGTGCCGCCTGTTAGTTGTCGCTCCTGTTTTTTCAGAAACcttaataaaaaacaacaacaacaacaaaacaacatgaCAGAATAAATTATAGATCTAACAGTATATATTTCCAtcataataacattaaaaaaatatccagtgttttatttttaaaaggagCAATAATTTACAGTTCAAGTAaatactgttatttaaaaaaattgaatacaAGTGGTCATGTAAATAACTTTCTTAATTTTAAGAATAAGAAAGTATTTAGTAAAAAACTGGCTACATGAGATTAAATGCAAATTcctgtatttttataattttataattttacagaTCCTGTCTTTGAAAGAAtgttaaattgtgtgtgtgtatatatacatatatacacacacaatttaacaTTCTTTcaatctatctatatatatatatatatatattatatatatatatatagatagatagatggatagatggatagatagacagcaTTTTCTGCTTGTTAGGTAGGTGACATGGCAACCAAACACTCCATTTTACGGGATAATGAAGAAACCTtgtgaggaaccagactcaaaagggagccTGTCCTCTTCTGGTAATATTATAGTTCTAgacctatgtagtgcactatttgcCCAAAAGAGCTCCATTTACGATTCAGCCATATACAATAGGCAGAAAATAGCTGAATGTAAAATGCAAATGGTCATTTTTactcaagggaaaaaaaaacaaaacctattCCTTATAAAACTATTGCCAAAGTAAATATAACGTATTACTGTCTACATTTAAAGGTAATATTAatcaccattaaaaaaaaggacagaataAAGGTTTGGGTTTTGCAGTGACTGGATTGAGAACCTCTATAATGTCAGTCCACCATTATCTGTTAGTTAATAATTATGGAAAAACTGCCACATGATCTGAAATTATctgaaatattagaaaaatattcTGTTTGTATAGTATATAACAGGCCTTACCTTTCCATTGGAGCTCAGTGATCTGTTTCTCCTGCAATGGCAAAATTCAACAACATGATAACCTATCACAGAAACGTTATTAGAAAAagatattcatttttatgagcCTGTGTTACTCACCATACAGATATCTCTTTAAAGAGCAAGACTCCAAGTGTGTACAGTAAAACCAGGATAATGGATAAGATCAGACAGTAGATGACAAATTTTAGAAAATCATCCAAACCTGAGCCTTGTAGAGTCAATTAGCAGGGTGTAAAggagatgaagaggaagaagagagctGTAAGTATAGAAAACAGAACTAAAACAGTAGATGCTTTGTTATCTATATTTAacctttgcatttttatttctattagaCATTCATTATTATAATCTATACTCTCTTATTTCTTAGAGTACCTACCTGAACTTGTGTTGGTGGGTGCTGTTTCATATTTGCATGgcacagaaaagagaaaaggaattAGTGGAATTTTTACTTACAGAAAATACAGAGCACAACAAATGATTTCATTGCattgaatcattttaaataaaatcttacagtaaataatatacagtgatatatatttatatgcatgGCATACCAGTGGTCATTGTATCGCTCCACAGCTGCTGGATAATATGCAAGCAAACATCTGAGGTGAACGTGGTTTTTAACTGACATTTCGGCAAAGGAAATGGAGGTGTTATCACACTTTAGTACATACTCACAGCAGTGCAACtgcaacaaataaaaacagaaaacaacttAACCATGACATTAATACCATCtaaaagtgtaataataattttgcagAAAGTGGTCATAATGACTGGCACTggtcatttaaaataatgacaaacTTGTTTCCTGTTGCAGCAAAGCTCAGACTCGACCCACCATGGTCACCATCTCACTTATGGCCTAGCACTGATAATGCAGCATTTCCTAATTGTATGTAGCCACCATTCATAGGAAACCTTTGTGCTTTACACATTCTTGCTATTGCACTCTTTGTTACATGCATGTGTACTTTATTTTGCATTGCCTGCATGATAAAGGATATAGTTGGTTGGATGTATGAATGTAATTACATGACCATTAATAGATTACAAGTTAATAAATGGTCTCTTTTTTGATGGGTATCCTGTCCAGAGTTTATTCCTGTCTCACGTCCAGGGTTTCAGGCATaagatccagatccactgtgaccctgaccaggataaagcagttactgaaggtgTGTGAGGTAACTGCCTCGGGTTTGAACCCTTTCTGTGCCACAAACACTACACAGCATACATTTAAAGTAACTTTAGCTGGATAACTTAGTTGGAAATCAATGTCTGCTATTAGTGGGTACAGGTGAACAAGCAGGAattcattttgcacattttgtatGATGAAAAACTTTTTAGGGTGAAACCCAAGTAAATTTGGACACTTtcatccaaagcaacttacaattgagacaggatacaactgagcagttgagggctaagggccttactcaagggcccaacaatgGAAGCTTGGCAGTCTTGGAGGTGTTGGTCATGAATTTCCAATCAGTTGCTGGTAATAGCTTAACTATTGAGCTACCACTACCTATTGAAAATCCTCAAAATTGGTGGATATACTGCAACAACTAgctagtaatttaaaaaaagactactTGTAGGATTATCAGTAACATTCCACTACTGCATACCGACaagagatgttaaaaaaaaaaaaaaaaaaacagcagaaaggTGGGCTTGCTCTGGATCTTGGCTCTTGGTTTTGGCTTCCTGTCTTTCCACCATGCTGAGGGTGACAATCACTTCAAACTTCCACTAGTCTGTGCTGTATATTTACCATTGTAAAGAATccatcaagttttttttttgtttttttgctgtatgtATATGGAATTCTCATACAGCATACACATATGTATGTCGTggcagtcatggcctaatgtttagagagtcggactttgaacctgaaggttgtgggttcgcgtctcaggtctggcagggattgtaggtggggggagtgaatgaccagcgctctcttccaccctcaataccacgactgaggtgagacccttaaGCAAGGCACCGAGCCCCAACTGCTAacctgggcgccgcagcaaaaaaggctgcccactgctccgggtgtgtgtgtgttcactactgtgtgtgtgcacttggatgggttaaatgcagagcacaaattccgagtaccatatttggccacacgtcacttcacttcacttcattatCTTCAGGCAGTTACATGAATTAGTCATTAAAGATGTGCTACCCACTCCAACAATATAACTTGCTTAATCAGTGTTGTAGGGGGGGAGAGTTATAGAGCAAATTCTCTACACATAGTTCATGTTAATTATATCTGTGACAGTAACATGACTGCTAATGATAGTGATAGACTTTTCATACCATTCTATATAGATTTTTGTCATCTTTGAATGACTGGGGGCTTAGCCCTTGCTGTTAAATCATGTCTATCTATTTGATCAGCCATTTTGATCTACTGATTATGAACATTTCGGAGCTCACTGTGGTCTTCTGTGTGGTTCCATCTGCCAAAAAGCTGGCGTAATTTTGCCATATAGTTCATGTCTCACACTGAAACATAATTCATTTATGGCGACTGACAGATTACAACAGAGGGAAATAAACATgccattatgaaataaattaaaaaaaaataataataataaataaaaaaagcttaTGCATGTATTGCTGCATTaactcatttttattatttacatcataggcgtatttacatttttatttcatcttgaCTGAAACAGCATTTCACATTgaagaaccagaaccagaatttttatttgtgtagtattTGAACAGTACAGTTAGTGTGACTAGATAATGCAGCTGTTGAAATGAAAAGATGAGGCCTTATTTCTCGTGGCTACGTTAATGACACCTAAGTATGTGTGAAACAGAGCTGCCACGTATGCAGGAAGTTTAATGCCTGAAGGCCTGCATGTACAGCTGAGATCATTCAATGTGTTCAGTTACACTAAAATTATATAGAATCTGTTTTTTAaaggggggggcggggggggggggggcatgtTAGGGATTGAATACTGTCTTACCATAAAGACCTGCTGGAAAGTATAACTACATGTAGGCAATAATCTCTTGTCCTGTCACTTTACTTAAAGCTTGAAAAAGATAAGTGGCATGACACCAAGCACaccaaaaaaaactgaagaacaAAAATTTAAGTGAGAAGAAACTAATAGAAAAAATGGAAGCACAGTGTAATCAGATTTAAACATGATAACTATTTCAGTCCAAAGTTTTAGGTAAAATGTGCTGATCAGAGACGTTTTtcttgttataaataaattgcaccTATAACATTAGTTTTAACTGTGAttgatttttaatgtttctcaagtaaatatgtaaagacAGAGATGTAcatttggttgtgttttttttctgtggttgaATATCAACTGTTGTGTACTAcatttagtgcactacacagcaTATAAACATAGGTCTAATATTGTtttcaaaatgaaacatttcaatGCAAGGTAATAATCACTGATTGAATGTTGGTACTGTAATGGACTGGTCTCCAGTTCAGGGTCTCACACCCACTGTCTCATGTGCTATGTCCCAAAGAGTATTTGCTCTGGGTCAAATCTAATTGACAACCCTTGATGTAGAAGTTCTGAACCCTAAGcagtcataaaaaaaatttattattattattaattgatgattaaatacataaacaccaaacacaaaaaacacacaaaacaattatttgtttaaattcaaGTCTTTAATAGTGCTTTCTTTTTCAAGTTACACTTCATCAGGAATTTACACTGAAGATTCTCTGCATAAATTTGATTTCAGGGTTAATCCTAGTTTACAATATAGGTATGCTTCATCTCCTTTTCCTGACAGGGATaatgaaatttcattttaacaacAGGAACATCTATAACAATACTGAGCATAGAAATGCGAAAACATTCGGCCATGTACTTATTATCTGTAATAAGGATAGTTCcacttaacactgaaaaggaagtGAGTTTTCCATTTGAAAATTTGGTGTTTAATGAGGAACTTGATTTCAGCATCACCAAATAAAATGATGAGGTCTAAAATTAAGtctaattattaaataatactgAATATAGTGCTCAACAATGATCTAAGACttgaaatacttttttaaaaataaaagaaaaatactaaCGCATAGTATTTCCTAAACCAATAATCCAAAACACATCAAGCATACTCTATGTCTATTGCTACAGTTGGATAAACTTGATATATCAAGCAGGATAAATTGTCTTATACAGCTAATTGTGGAATGCTGTTTTCTTTAGAATGAGGATGCCTGCTTGTCTACagtggctatttttttttactgttacttGATCAACAATACACTGTGCTTTTTTGGCACAATGTTttttagcatatatatatatatatatatatatatatatatatatatatatatatatatatatatatacacatactatGGTTttttagcatatatatatatatatatatatatatatatatatatatatatatatatatatatatatatatatataaaccaagCTGGATATTACAGAAAggacaatacacacacagagtgaaaccattactgatcagttGTTGTACTTGTATTTGGATGAGTTATTGAGGTGAAAATGATGTTACCCTGACAGCATTGCAGAAATAATCTGCCGAAATCCCAAAACAATagtaataaaacatacatacaacaTTGAACTAAATGGCtaatggaaaaaatgtaaacattagaATTTGGCTACTTGGATTagaatgtaaaattaaaattctgGATAGAAAATATGGTTTTTAAAAAACCaacttttttttgctaatatatAACATGCCTTATTGCTCATCACCGTATGAATCCTACTGAGAATCTTTCTTCTGGTAAGTTAGTTAGTTGTTTCCAATTCATTTGATAAAGACAGTACAAAATTAACGAACTCAGGTATTCTTGGGGAAAAATTGCATGGCATGTTTAAATAGAAAGATGTTTACATGTGTCATTACAACTGCCTTAAGACCTTTTAAATCTTTCTTCAGTAGGATTACATTTTCATGTTGTTGAATTTTAATCTAATTTTATACTGTCAAGTCATCTGACCTCGCCCGGCTGCTGGCCTTGCTCAGGCTACTGAGGGGTCTGTTGTCCTCTATTGTCTCGCTGGCTTCCACGTCTTCTTCTCCAGGCATTTCATCCTCGTCCACCCGAATAACGCCAGTAGCTCCTTTGAGCCCCACCATGGTAGTCTGGACATAAGAGGGCAAGGTCTCCTCATACATCTTCGACATGTCTCCCCGTGGCGCTGTCGCTCCAtctgtttttcccccaaatggTTTATAGGATGTGGGCACACACCCAGCCTCCATGCCAGCCACCTCAGTCAGGGGAAAGAAGTGTGAAACTGTTTTGTCCTCGTCCAGTAACTTGTAGCCTTTGGCTTTCTGAATAGAGGACACAGCTATGGAAGGCTTCTCACCTGCACCAGATCCCTCAATTTGGGGCTGGGCTGGTTTGCGAAATGCAAAGTGAATCTTCTTGAGGCCCAAGTGGCTGATCTCTACAAAGTTAAGGAAGAGTGAGACACAGGCCACAGCTAACATAAAGATAATGAAGACAGTCTTTTCAGTTGGCCTTGACACGAAGCAGTCGACTGTGTTGGGGCAGGGCCAGCGGCTGCACTTGTACAGAGGCAGGATGCGAAAGCCATACAGGAAGTATTGGCCCACGACAAACCCTACCTCAAAGAATGTTTTGAAGATGATGTGGCAGATGTAGGTTCTGAGCAGTGTGCCTTCCAAGCGGAACTTCTTGCTGCCTTTGGTGCTGGTCTCTTTGGCTGTACGGACACTACCCTGGTCAGGAGCAACTGGCAGCCGCTCTTCACCTGTCTCCTGTTGCCGGCTCAGCTCTGCCTCCTCACGTTCCTTACGTTTCTCTTCCATGTGAACATGGTGCACTGCGTGGCCCACATACACCAGTGACGGCGTGGAGACAAAGATGATCTGCAGAACCCACAGGCGTATGTGTGAAATGGGgaaggcctcatcatagcagaCGTTCTCGCAACCGGGCTGCTGTGTGTTGCAGACGTAATCCGACTGCTCGTCGCCCCATACGAACTCTGCCGCAGTGCCGAGGATCAGAATGCGAAAGATAAAGAGCACAGTCAGCCACACCCTACCGATAACCGTCGAGTGCTCATTGACTTCCTCAAGGATGTTGCCCAAGAAACTCCAGTCACCCATGGTCAACAATCAACACTATAAACAAGGAGAGCAAAAGGGAGTAAGGGAGCAAGTGTGAGTCAATAAAGCAAATCATTGAGGCCTATTACAGCATGTCACCCTAAAAAAGCTAGCTCTGCATTAAACCCATGGCTGGCGTTGGAGTGTTTTGAATGTCGCAATTGGTAACAAAGGTTATTCTACAATTTGCAGTATATATACAGGCCATCTAAAACTAATCACTAACTCCAGTCATGCCGCTCCTTGTCATGCCTGCCTTGAAGTCCAAACTCAAAACTTTCCTCTATCATCTTGAgtgaaaatctaaaaattaCCAAAAAATTCCCCACAGTTGTAACAATTGCACCACTCCAAACCAAGGCAATCGTAGTGAAACTATCAGCAATAGGTTGGTATAAAATGGGCAACTTGCCACCGTGAGAGCTCCAGAGTAGTCGTGTTCCTCCTTCTCTTGGCACTGTGTGGTATGAAGTGAACTATTTTGCTCTCTGGTTCCCACCTAAGGCCCCCTCTGCTTGTCGCACCACTGAGCAGAAGTGAATGAATCCAGTCTGATGGTTGGTTTTTAGTTTGCTTCAATATTTAAGCTGGGAGCCAGACAGCCTTTATTCAGAAGGCGACAGATGATGACGCATAGGACAATAGAACCCACAAATGCGAATGGGAATGTATGAAACTATTAGGGGAATGGGAGCAGTTTTTGGTAGTGtaaattttttaaagtgtatattagcttctattttttttctaagcaaaGAATATCAATGACTTCTCCATGCTGTTATTAACTTTAGAGAGTGGGTCGGACTCAAAATAAGGTTTGAGAAAATTGACGAGATATTTTGTGTGATGAATGCTGACCATTGGTTTGATTCAAAATTTCATAATGTATGTATAGTTTGCCAATAATGAATATGACTGTCTCTGGGTGGTTCCCCAAAAGTATGAAAATCTTGTTTAATCAAGTTGAAATGAATGCAGCTAGATGTAGGAGTTAACACTGGTATATGTGTACATCCAATCACTAGCAGTGTATGTGTTAAACCTATAATAGGGGAAAATCTAACTCACAACAGACTTTCACAAATGTACCAGAACAAATGTCTCTGAACAGCCAAGACACAGTGGAggtataaatttataaatctgTATGCCATATTATTTTCATACTGCTTCTCATGTACAGTCACAGGCAGCTCAACACATTTGGAGAAGATGCTAAGGCACttccatatacagtacatgaacTCACAGGCGCCCACAATTGGCCAGCAGCTCTCTAATTGACACGGCAGAGAATAAATATAGTATTTAGTTTTGTATTAGCAGAACATTTGTATTAGCTAATAAATATTGAAAGAATGCTGAACCCTCACACACTTTTCTCAAATACTGTTATTATAGTTACAAGCTTGTGTTTTGACGGACACCAAAGCTTGTTTTGAAGACCATACTTTTTTGTAACCCTACCCAAATTCACGTACTCACTCCCTTTCTCACTGATTTTTCtgctatttctttttcttttttctttttttttctttcttttttttttaatttatggcAAACCCCATTACAACAGTAACTGTTTTAGTTTCACAGTTTACTGTCTCCTCAATAGGACACTGGCCAGTCCTTGGTATCCATTTTAGAGCATGTCTGAGAGGAATATGCAGACTGTCATGATGAAACTTGTGTTAGGACTTTAACAGTTTAGCAAGTTGAGACACTAACTAAATGTAATGTCAGTTCGTGAAAGTGATGTCAGAGTaggatgattaattttcttaaagCCAAAGTATGACATACTAATGGGGTGGAAAATAATATTGGggtgaaaaaaaatagaacccattagaattaaatatttataataaaaaaaggaaaaatgcagaaaataataaaagtgtatattaaacatattattctattctattattatattaaatacatattgaTTATATAACCAAACAGctaaacataaaaattaaatattttaaagtagtC
This Pangasianodon hypophthalmus isolate fPanHyp1 chromosome 26, fPanHyp1.pri, whole genome shotgun sequence DNA region includes the following protein-coding sequences:
- the gja8b gene encoding gap junction protein alpha 8 paralog b — its product is MGDWSFLGNILEEVNEHSTVIGRVWLTVLFIFRILILGTAAEFVWGDEQSDYVCNTQQPGCENVCYDEAFPISHIRLWVLQIIFVSTPSLVYVGHAVHHVHMEEKRKEREEAELSRQQETGEERLPVAPDQGSVRTAKETSTKGSKKFRLEGTLLRTYICHIIFKTFFEVGFVVGQYFLYGFRILPLYKCSRWPCPNTVDCFVSRPTEKTVFIIFMLAVACVSLFLNFVEISHLGLKKIHFAFRKPAQPQIEGSGAGEKPSIAVSSIQKAKGYKLLDEDKTVSHFFPLTEVAGMEAGCVPTSYKPFGGKTDGATAPRGDMSKMYEETLPSYVQTTMVGLKGATGVIRVDEDEMPGEEDVEASETIEDNRPLSSLSKASSRARSDDLTV